One window from the genome of Cricetulus griseus strain 17A/GY chromosome 2, alternate assembly CriGri-PICRH-1.0, whole genome shotgun sequence encodes:
- the Cndp2 gene encoding cytosolic non-specific dipeptidase, with translation MSSLKAIFQYIDENQDRYVKKLAEWVAIQSVSAWPEKRGEIRRMMEVAAADIQMLGGSVELVDIGKQKLPDGSEIPLPPILLGKLGSDPQKKTVCIYGHLDVQPAALEDGWDSEPFTLVERDGKLYGRGSTDDKGPVAGWMNALEAYQKTGQEIPVNLRFCLEGMEESGSEGLDELIFAQKDKFFKDVDYVCISDNYWLGKNKPCITYGLRGICYFFIEVECSDKDLHSGVYGGSVHEAMTDLISLMGCLIDKKGKILIPGINDAVAPVTEEECKLYDHIDFNMEEFAKDVGAETLLHSCKKDILMHRWRYPSLSLHGIEGAFSGSGAKTVIPRKVVGKFSIRLVPNMTPEVVSEQVSSYLSKKFAELHSPNKFKVYMGHGGKPWVSDFNHPHYQAGRRALKTVFGVEPDLTREGGSIPVTLTFQEATGKNVMLLPVGSADDGAHSQNEKLNRHNYIEGTKMLAAYLYEVSQLKN, from the exons ATGTCATCCCTCAAAGCCATCTTCCAGTATATTGATGAAAACCAGGACCGCTATGTCAAG AAACTTGCAGAATGGGTGGCCATCCAGAGTGTGTCTGCCTGGCCcgagaagagaggagagatcaGAAGGATGATGGAAGTAGCTGCTGCGGACATCCAGATGCTTGGGGGTTCCGTGGAGCTGGTGGATATTGGCAAGCAGAAG CTCCCAGATGGCTCAGAGATACCCCTTCCTCCCATCCTGTTGGGTAAGCTGGGCAGCGACCCCCAGAAGAAAACAGTGTGCATTTATGGGCACCTGGACGTGCAGCCTGCGGCTCTGGAGGATGGCTGGGACAGTGAGCCCTTCACCCTGGTGGAGCGGGATG GCAAGTTGTATGGGAGAGGCTCAACGGATGATAAGGGGCCAGTGGCCGGATGGATGAATGCCTTGGAAGCCTATCAGAAGACTGGCCAG GAGATTCCTGTCAACCTGAGATTCTGCCTGGAAGGCATGGAGGAGTCTGGCTCCGAAGGCCTGGATGAGTTAATTTTTGCCCAGAAAGACAAGTTCTTCAAAGATGTGGATTATGTCTGCATTTCAGACAACTACTGGCTGGGGAAGAATAAGCCATGCATCACGTACGGCCTCCGAGGCATTTGTTACTTCTTTATTGAG GTGGAATGCAGTGACAAAGACCTCCATTCTGGAGTGTATGGTGGCTCAGTGCATGAAGCCATGACGGATCTCATTTCACTGATGG GCTGTCTGATAGACAAGAAGGGGAAAATCCTCATCCCTGGCATCAACGATGCCGTGGCTCCTGTGACAGAAGAGGAGTGCAAGCTCTATGACCACATTGACTTCAATATGGAAGAGTTCGCCAAGGATGTGGGGGCTGAGACCCTTCTGCACAGCTGCAAG AAAGACATCCTGATGCACAGATGGAGATATCCGTCCCTCTCCCTCCACGGAATAGAAGGGGCCTTCTCCGGTTCAGGGGCCAAGACTGTGATCCCCAGGAAAGTGGTTGGCAAGTTCTCCATCAGACTCGTGCCCAACATGACACCTGAAGTTGTTAGTGAGCAG GTTTCAAGCTACTTGTCAAAAAAGTTTGCTGAACTGCACAGCCCCAACAAGTTCAAGGTGTACATGGGCCACGGTGGGAAGCCCTGGGTATCTGACTTCAACCATCCTCATTACCAGGCTGGGAGAAGAGCCCTGAAAACAG TGTTTGGTGTTGAACCTGACTTGACCAGGGAAGGTGGCAGTATTCCTGTGACCCTGACCTTTCAGGAGGCCACAGGCAAAAATGTCATGCTGTTACCAGTGGGGTCAGCAGATGACGGTGCCCACTCCCAGAATGAAAAGCTAAACAG GCACAACTACATAGAAGGAACCAAGATGCTGGCAGCATACCTGTATGAGGTGTCTCAGCTGAAGAACTGA